A DNA window from Porphyromonas gingivalis ATCC 33277 contains the following coding sequences:
- a CDS encoding 2-oxoacid:acceptor oxidoreductase family protein — MTYEIVIAGFGGQGVLSMGKILAYSGLMEDKEVSWMPSYGPEQRGGTSNVTVIVSDEQVSSPVLNEYDIVIVLNQPSLDKFEPRVKKGGILVYDPDSIVLKNKRDDIQIYEVDATQESLRMGNQKAFNMIVLGGVLKVAPMVKIESVIKGLKKTLPERHHKLIPMNEQAIQRGMEIIKQIH; from the coding sequence ATGACTTACGAAATTGTAATTGCAGGTTTCGGAGGACAAGGCGTCCTCTCAATGGGTAAGATCCTTGCTTACTCCGGTTTGATGGAAGACAAAGAGGTGTCTTGGATGCCTTCATACGGGCCCGAACAGCGTGGGGGCACATCGAATGTGACGGTGATCGTGAGCGACGAACAAGTAAGCTCGCCGGTTCTAAATGAATACGACATTGTGATCGTACTGAACCAACCTTCGCTCGATAAGTTCGAACCGCGGGTTAAGAAAGGTGGCATCTTGGTTTACGATCCGGACAGCATCGTACTCAAGAATAAGCGCGACGATATTCAGATCTACGAAGTGGATGCTACACAAGAGTCGCTCCGCATGGGTAATCAAAAGGCATTCAACATGATTGTCCTCGGCGGTGTTCTCAAGGTTGCTCCGATGGTTAAGATCGAAAGTGTGATCAAGGGTCTGAAGAAGACACTGCCCGAACGTCACCACAAACTCATCCCGATGAACGAGCAAGCCATCCAGCGTGGTATGGAGATCATCAAACAGATACACTGA
- a CDS encoding RelA/SpoT family protein has protein sequence MEQDASAKNPDIETENKGAISEEEALIQREYSLLIQDYLNSNHRRKVEKIDKAFHLAKDAHAGAKRRSGEPYILHPIAVARIVCQEIGLGSTSICCALLHDVVEDTEYTVEDMRDMFGDKVAQIVDGLTKISGEVFSNSSAQAENFRKLILTMNDDIRVILIKIADRLHNMRTLDSMLPAKQMKIAGETQYVYAPLAHRLGLFAIKSELEDLSFKYEHPQEYEAIKEKIRITEQHRLEMFEHFAAPLKQRFAGMDMSYEMKARVKSVYSIWKKMEKKGVPFEEVYDLFAVRIIFESSPTIPDKNRCWEIYSAITDIYRNRPDRIRDWVSNPKSNGYQALHLTVMGPDGEWVEVQIRSRRMDDIAEKGFAAHWKYKGDNVEEDSELEKWLSTIQEILENPNPNALDFLDTIKLNLFSNEVMVFTPKGEIKRLPQGATALDFAYSLHSDLGDHCIGAKVNHKLVPLSYVLNSGDQVEVLSSKSQQPTEEWLRYVTTARAKSKVDTFLRRKRRELINRGEERVVSVIRTSESMVSAELLDRIAAYFGFLNRETFFYAVGTGTVSLPESFKKLLQGEHSGNFLMRAIRSALKAGKSNKTSSPSGKPAEKEDKKAYNTKKTYILQEDEFSRNYQIAECCKPIPGDDAFGFINDDNTVVVHKRSCPIAMRLKSSFGNRILSTEWSLHSRTSFEAKLALKGIDSTGILTAVTQVISEDFNVGIKHIQLTAKDGIFEGQIHLLVHSSDDLLKICHQLRQNKYIQSVGRIS, from the coding sequence ATGGAGCAAGACGCGAGTGCAAAGAATCCCGATATAGAGACAGAAAATAAGGGGGCGATCAGCGAAGAGGAAGCTTTGATTCAGAGGGAATACTCTTTGTTGATTCAAGACTATTTGAATTCCAACCATCGTCGCAAAGTGGAAAAGATCGACAAGGCTTTCCACTTGGCCAAGGATGCTCATGCCGGTGCCAAGCGACGTAGCGGTGAGCCGTATATTCTCCATCCTATTGCCGTGGCGCGGATTGTGTGTCAGGAAATAGGCTTGGGATCTACGTCCATCTGTTGTGCTCTGCTGCACGATGTGGTGGAGGATACGGAGTACACCGTGGAGGATATGCGCGATATGTTCGGCGACAAGGTCGCTCAGATCGTGGACGGGTTGACCAAAATATCCGGCGAGGTATTCAGCAATAGTTCCGCCCAGGCCGAAAATTTCCGCAAGCTCATCCTGACGATGAATGATGACATCCGCGTTATCCTCATCAAGATTGCCGATCGCTTGCATAATATGCGCACACTGGACTCCATGCTTCCGGCCAAGCAAATGAAGATAGCAGGTGAGACACAGTATGTCTATGCTCCCTTGGCACATCGTTTGGGTCTCTTCGCCATCAAGAGCGAGTTGGAAGATTTGAGCTTCAAATACGAGCATCCACAGGAATATGAAGCCATCAAGGAGAAAATCCGCATCACCGAGCAGCATCGTTTAGAGATGTTCGAGCATTTTGCGGCACCGCTCAAACAACGGTTTGCCGGTATGGACATGTCCTATGAGATGAAGGCGAGGGTCAAATCCGTCTATTCCATTTGGAAGAAAATGGAAAAGAAAGGAGTTCCTTTCGAAGAGGTTTACGACCTTTTTGCGGTGCGAATCATATTCGAATCTTCACCTACTATCCCCGACAAAAACCGCTGCTGGGAGATCTATTCGGCCATCACGGATATATATCGCAATCGTCCCGACCGTATTCGCGACTGGGTCAGCAATCCTAAAAGCAACGGATACCAAGCACTCCACCTGACGGTCATGGGACCGGATGGTGAGTGGGTGGAAGTCCAAATCCGTAGCCGAAGGATGGACGACATAGCAGAGAAAGGATTTGCTGCCCACTGGAAATACAAGGGAGACAACGTAGAGGAAGATTCGGAGCTGGAGAAATGGCTCAGTACCATACAGGAGATACTGGAAAATCCGAATCCGAATGCTCTTGATTTTCTCGATACTATCAAACTGAATCTATTCTCCAATGAGGTAATGGTGTTCACGCCAAAAGGCGAAATTAAACGTTTGCCTCAGGGAGCTACGGCTTTGGACTTTGCTTATTCGCTTCACTCTGATTTGGGAGACCATTGTATCGGGGCCAAAGTGAATCACAAACTTGTTCCGCTCAGTTATGTGCTCAACAGCGGTGATCAGGTGGAGGTACTTTCGAGCAAAAGCCAGCAACCGACCGAAGAGTGGTTGCGCTATGTGACTACGGCACGAGCCAAATCGAAAGTAGATACTTTTCTCCGACGCAAAAGACGGGAGCTGATCAATCGTGGGGAAGAACGAGTGGTCAGTGTTATACGGACATCCGAATCCATGGTCTCTGCCGAGCTTTTGGATAGGATCGCAGCCTATTTCGGTTTCCTCAATCGCGAGACATTCTTCTACGCTGTCGGTACGGGTACGGTATCTCTGCCCGAAAGCTTCAAAAAACTGCTTCAGGGAGAGCATAGCGGTAACTTTCTGATGAGGGCTATCCGTTCGGCATTGAAAGCGGGCAAAAGCAACAAAACCTCCTCTCCATCCGGTAAGCCCGCAGAGAAAGAGGATAAGAAAGCTTACAACACCAAAAAGACTTATATCCTACAAGAGGACGAATTCTCCCGTAACTATCAGATTGCCGAATGCTGCAAACCGATTCCGGGCGACGATGCTTTCGGATTTATCAACGACGATAATACTGTGGTCGTACACAAGCGATCTTGCCCCATTGCCATGCGTTTGAAAAGCAGCTTTGGCAACCGCATCCTCTCTACCGAATGGAGCTTGCACAGTCGTACCTCGTTCGAAGCTAAGCTCGCGCTCAAGGGCATTGACTCCACCGGTATCCTCACCGCTGTGACACAGGTTATTTCGGAAGATTTCAATGTCGGCATCAAGCACATACAGCTTACGGCCAAAGATGGCATATTCGAGGGACAAATCCATCTGCTTGTGCACAGCTCCGACGACCTCCTGAAGATCTGTCATCAGCTTCGTCAGAATAAATACATCCAGTCTGTCGGACGCATATCATAA
- a CDS encoding ATP synthase subunit C, translated as MEQMLAYLGIALMVALTGIGSAIGVTICGNTTVGAMKKNPDSLGLYIGLSALPSSQGLYGFVGFFMASGLITKLVAANALTLLAGWAIFFAGLALGVVGLMSAIRQAQVCANGIQAIGGGHNVFGATMVMAVFPELYAILALLVSILIFGSVPGMVGA; from the coding sequence ATGGAACAAATGTTAGCTTATCTCGGTATTGCATTGATGGTTGCATTGACCGGTATCGGAAGTGCCATTGGCGTAACGATCTGCGGTAACACTACTGTTGGCGCAATGAAGAAGAACCCCGATTCACTGGGTCTCTACATCGGTCTTAGCGCTCTTCCGAGTTCACAGGGACTCTATGGTTTCGTGGGCTTCTTTATGGCATCCGGCTTGATCACCAAATTGGTTGCTGCCAATGCTCTTACTCTGCTTGCAGGTTGGGCTATTTTCTTCGCCGGTTTGGCACTGGGTGTAGTAGGTCTGATGTCTGCCATCCGCCAAGCACAGGTATGCGCTAATGGTATTCAGGCTATCGGCGGTGGTCACAACGTGTTCGGTGCTACCATGGTGATGGCTGTTTTCCCCGAGCTTTATGCTATCTTGGCTCTTCTCGTGTCCATCCTGATCTTCGGTAGCGTACCCGGAATGGTTGGAGCTTAA
- a CDS encoding V-type ATP synthase subunit I, whose amino-acid sequence MITAMNKYLFLIYHREYEAFLEKLRTIGVVHIRETKATKDVAELQDLLNLRKEIAQTKRMLASYKSEDAPAEQTLTLASEADGEAAMQDAQALFAEETRLKGAILSKKREVEHMEVWGQFDFASIERLRKAGYEVNFYSSSSSAYKPEWEEKFGAVAINTVRSTVHFVTIGHKQDARPDAERIKLPDYDLATLRHQQEELEALLEANAKDKTSFADNRMAELTAYDNLLSDKFAFTSAMVQAEGQADDKLMLLEGWVPVSEASTMEQALAGEGYYVEQMQIEEGDKVPIKLKNNFFARLFEPITKMYSLPNYGELDPTPFLAPFFMLFFGLCFGDGGYGLLILLASTLFKGKAGKELKPILTLFQWLGGATTIIGLLTGSFFGIALAEVPQLASVKKYFLNQDNLMTLSVVIGLIQIIYAKILAGIKIKIQRGVKYSLATFAWAVIITAVILAFALPMIAPKVPEVVINVLFGIAVAGGLVAFFYNSPGKNPFINFGSGLWTAYNTASGLLGDTLSYIRLFAIGLTGSILGGVFNTLATDMTASMSIVPRIIVMLIILLIGHGLNFGLTMISSLVHPIRLTFVEFYKNSEFEGGGNQYTPFKRS is encoded by the coding sequence ATGATTACCGCAATGAACAAATACCTTTTCCTGATCTATCACCGTGAGTACGAAGCTTTCTTGGAAAAGTTGCGTACGATCGGGGTGGTACACATCCGGGAAACCAAGGCTACGAAAGATGTGGCGGAATTGCAAGATCTCCTCAATTTGCGTAAAGAGATTGCCCAGACCAAGCGCATGCTCGCTTCGTACAAAAGCGAGGATGCTCCCGCCGAACAGACCCTGACACTTGCGTCCGAAGCTGACGGAGAAGCTGCCATGCAGGATGCTCAGGCTCTTTTCGCCGAAGAGACCCGTCTTAAAGGCGCGATCCTGTCTAAAAAGCGGGAGGTGGAGCACATGGAAGTTTGGGGGCAGTTCGACTTTGCATCCATCGAAAGACTCCGGAAAGCCGGCTATGAAGTGAATTTCTATTCGTCTTCCTCTTCGGCTTACAAACCTGAATGGGAAGAAAAGTTCGGAGCAGTGGCTATCAATACCGTACGCTCCACTGTTCATTTCGTCACCATAGGGCACAAACAGGATGCCAGACCCGATGCCGAGCGAATCAAACTACCCGATTACGATCTGGCTACGCTCCGTCACCAACAGGAAGAGCTGGAAGCTCTATTGGAAGCGAATGCGAAGGACAAAACTTCATTTGCCGACAATCGTATGGCTGAACTCACGGCCTATGACAACCTCCTGTCGGACAAATTCGCATTCACCAGTGCCATGGTACAAGCCGAAGGGCAAGCCGATGACAAACTGATGCTTCTCGAAGGCTGGGTACCCGTGTCAGAAGCTTCGACTATGGAGCAGGCATTGGCCGGAGAAGGCTACTATGTAGAGCAGATGCAGATAGAAGAAGGGGACAAGGTGCCGATCAAGCTGAAGAATAATTTCTTCGCGCGGCTCTTCGAACCTATTACGAAAATGTATTCTTTGCCTAACTACGGAGAGCTGGATCCCACGCCATTCCTGGCACCCTTCTTCATGCTCTTCTTTGGGCTTTGCTTCGGAGATGGAGGCTACGGCTTGCTTATTTTGCTTGCTTCTACCCTGTTCAAAGGGAAAGCCGGTAAGGAACTGAAACCGATACTCACTCTTTTCCAATGGCTGGGTGGAGCTACCACGATAATCGGTCTGCTCACCGGTTCATTCTTCGGTATAGCATTGGCTGAAGTACCCCAGTTGGCAAGTGTCAAGAAATACTTCCTGAATCAGGACAATCTGATGACCTTGTCCGTTGTTATCGGTCTGATACAGATCATTTATGCCAAGATTTTGGCCGGTATCAAGATCAAAATCCAGCGAGGAGTGAAGTATAGCCTGGCCACATTTGCGTGGGCAGTCATTATCACGGCAGTGATATTGGCATTCGCTTTACCCATGATAGCACCGAAGGTACCGGAAGTGGTGATCAATGTCTTGTTCGGCATTGCAGTTGCCGGAGGTTTGGTAGCCTTCTTCTACAATTCACCTGGCAAGAATCCGTTTATCAATTTCGGTAGCGGCTTGTGGACGGCTTATAACACAGCATCAGGACTTTTGGGCGATACGCTTTCGTATATCCGACTGTTTGCGATCGGACTCACGGGCTCTATCCTCGGTGGCGTATTCAATACGTTGGCTACGGATATGACTGCTTCGATGAGTATTGTACCTCGGATCATCGTGATGCTGATCATTTTGCTGATCGGTCATGGTCTGAACTTCGGTCTTACGATGATCAGTTCGCTTGTTCACCCCATTCGTTTGACATTCGTAGAGTTCTATAAGAACAGCGAATTTGAGGGAGGGGGCAACCAGTACACACCGTTCAAACGCTCTTAA
- a CDS encoding V-type ATP synthase subunit D — MAIKFQYNKISLQQQEKQLKMRERTLPTIKSKESALRLEVKRTKDEVERLERQLEEEIVGYRSMVSLWNEFKPDLISVEGVKLSAKKVAGVVVPVLDDISYTIKPFSLFNAPSWFAEGIDLLKNLAHTGIEAEFLGLKLEFLEYARKKTTQKVNLFEKVQIPGYKDAIRKIKRYLEDEESLSKSSQKIMRANMEKRNKGEEVMA, encoded by the coding sequence ATGGCTATTAAGTTTCAATACAACAAAATCTCACTTCAGCAGCAAGAAAAGCAGCTTAAGATGCGAGAGCGTACCTTGCCGACGATCAAAAGCAAGGAGAGCGCATTGCGTCTGGAGGTGAAGCGAACGAAGGACGAGGTGGAGCGATTGGAACGCCAACTGGAAGAAGAAATCGTAGGCTACCGAAGCATGGTAAGCCTGTGGAACGAATTCAAACCCGACCTGATCAGTGTGGAGGGTGTCAAGCTCTCGGCAAAGAAGGTGGCAGGCGTAGTCGTTCCCGTACTCGATGACATTTCTTACACGATCAAGCCTTTCAGTTTGTTCAATGCCCCGTCATGGTTTGCCGAAGGCATTGACCTGCTGAAGAACTTGGCCCATACAGGAATCGAGGCCGAGTTCCTCGGTCTGAAGTTGGAGTTCCTCGAATATGCACGCAAGAAGACTACACAGAAAGTGAATCTTTTTGAGAAAGTGCAAATCCCCGGCTACAAAGACGCCATACGCAAGATCAAACGCTATCTGGAGGATGAAGAGAGTTTGTCCAAATCCTCTCAGAAGATTATGCGAGCCAATATGGAGAAACGTAACAAAGGAGAGGAGGTGATGGCATGA
- a CDS encoding V-type ATP synthase subunit B — protein sequence MSKQAFQKIYTKITNITKATCSLRATGVGNEELATIDGRLAQVVRIQGEDVTLQVFAGTEGIPTDAEVIFMGKAPSLKVGDQLAGRFFNAYGEPIDGGPQPEGKEVEIGGPSVNPVRRKQPSELIATGIAGIDLNNTLVTGQKIPFFADPDQPFNQVMAMVALRAESDKIILGGMGMTNDDYLFFKNTFSNAGALDRIVSFINTTEDPSVERILVPDMALAAAEYFAVEKHEKVLVLLTDMTNYADALAIVSNRMDQIPSKDSMPGSLYSDLAKIYEKAVQFPDGGSITIIAVTTLSGGDITHAVPDNTGYITEGQLYLRRDSNIGKVIVDPFRSLSRLKQLVIGKKTREDHPQVMNAAVRLFSDAANAQTKMENGFDLTDYDNRALEFANDYSRQLLAIDVNVNTTEMLDTAWELFSKHFKPAEVNIKQQLVDTYWKK from the coding sequence ATGTCAAAACAAGCTTTTCAGAAAATATATACGAAGATTACCAATATCACCAAGGCAACCTGCTCTTTGCGTGCCACCGGTGTGGGTAATGAAGAGTTGGCCACTATCGACGGCCGATTGGCTCAGGTGGTGCGTATTCAGGGCGAAGATGTAACCCTGCAGGTATTTGCCGGTACGGAGGGGATTCCCACCGATGCCGAAGTAATCTTCATGGGCAAGGCTCCCTCGCTCAAAGTGGGAGATCAGTTGGCCGGCCGTTTCTTCAACGCTTATGGCGAACCTATCGACGGAGGCCCCCAACCGGAAGGAAAAGAAGTGGAGATCGGCGGTCCGTCCGTTAATCCGGTCCGTCGTAAGCAGCCCTCAGAGCTGATCGCTACCGGTATCGCCGGTATCGACCTGAACAATACTTTGGTGACGGGACAGAAGATTCCTTTCTTCGCCGACCCTGACCAGCCGTTCAACCAAGTAATGGCCATGGTAGCCCTCCGAGCCGAGAGTGATAAGATTATCCTCGGTGGAATGGGTATGACCAATGACGACTACTTGTTCTTTAAGAATACATTTAGCAATGCCGGAGCGCTTGATCGTATCGTGAGCTTTATCAATACGACGGAAGACCCCTCGGTGGAGCGTATCCTCGTGCCGGACATGGCTTTGGCTGCTGCCGAATACTTTGCCGTTGAGAAGCATGAGAAAGTACTGGTACTGCTAACGGACATGACCAACTATGCGGATGCTTTGGCCATCGTATCGAACCGTATGGACCAGATCCCCTCTAAGGACTCTATGCCCGGATCGCTCTATTCGGATTTGGCCAAAATCTACGAAAAGGCTGTACAGTTCCCCGACGGTGGTTCTATCACGATTATCGCTGTGACCACTCTTTCCGGAGGAGACATTACTCACGCCGTGCCGGACAACACCGGTTATATTACCGAAGGTCAGCTCTATCTCCGTCGCGACAGCAACATAGGTAAGGTTATCGTAGACCCGTTCCGAAGCCTCTCTCGTTTGAAGCAGCTCGTTATCGGTAAGAAGACTCGAGAAGACCATCCTCAGGTGATGAATGCCGCGGTTCGTCTTTTCTCCGATGCGGCCAACGCTCAAACCAAGATGGAGAACGGTTTCGACCTTACGGACTACGACAACCGTGCGCTCGAATTCGCCAATGACTACTCTCGTCAGCTCTTGGCCATAGACGTAAACGTGAATACGACAGAGATGCTCGACACGGCGTGGGAGCTATTCTCCAAGCACTTCAAACCGGCCGAAGTGAATATCAAGCAGCAGCTTGTGGACACTTATTGGAAGAAATAA
- a CDS encoding V-type ATP synthase subunit A: MATKGVVKGIVSNLVTVEVDGPVSQNEICYIDVNGTKLMSEVIKVIGKNAYVQVFESTRGMHVGDEAEFTGSMLEVTLGPGMLSKNYDGLQHDLDKMDGIFLKRGDYTPALDDDKLWDFKPLANVNDNVIAGSWLGEVTENFQPHKIMVPFVFEGNYKVKSLAKAGSYKVNDVIAVVTDQDGKDHNVTMVQKWPVKRAITCYREKPRPFKLLETGIRIIDTFNPIVEGGTGFIPGPFGTGKTVLQHAISKQAEADIVIIAACGERANEVVEIFAEFPHLNDPHTGRKLMERTIIIANTSNMPVASREASVYTAMTIAEYYRSMGLRVLMMADSTSRWAQALREMSNRLEELPGPDAFPMDLSAIVANFYARAGYVYLNNGSAGSVTFIGTVSPAGGNLKEPVTENTKKVARCFYALEQNRADRKRYPAVNPIDSYSKYIEYPEFESYISNHISADWTTKVNELKMRLHQGKEIAEQINILGDDGVPVSYHVVFWKAELIDFVILQQDAFDDVDCNSSLERQELMLSRITDICRTEFDFEDFLEVSDYFKRMINTFKQVNYSQFKSAEFDKYNKELDAILAERIK; the protein is encoded by the coding sequence ATGGCTACAAAAGGAGTTGTTAAGGGGATTGTGTCCAACCTCGTGACCGTGGAGGTCGACGGGCCGGTTTCCCAAAATGAAATTTGCTACATCGATGTCAATGGCACCAAGCTGATGAGCGAGGTGATCAAGGTGATCGGCAAAAATGCTTATGTGCAGGTTTTCGAAAGTACTCGCGGTATGCACGTAGGAGATGAGGCAGAGTTTACCGGCAGTATGCTTGAGGTAACGCTCGGCCCCGGTATGCTTTCGAAGAACTACGACGGTCTGCAACACGACTTGGACAAGATGGACGGGATCTTCCTCAAACGAGGCGATTATACTCCCGCTCTCGATGACGACAAGCTGTGGGACTTCAAGCCTTTGGCCAATGTGAACGACAATGTGATCGCAGGCTCATGGCTCGGAGAGGTGACGGAGAATTTCCAACCGCACAAGATCATGGTGCCTTTCGTTTTCGAAGGCAATTACAAGGTGAAGAGTCTGGCCAAAGCCGGTTCGTACAAAGTGAACGATGTGATCGCTGTGGTAACGGATCAGGACGGGAAAGACCACAATGTAACCATGGTGCAGAAATGGCCGGTGAAACGTGCTATCACTTGCTATCGCGAGAAGCCGCGTCCTTTCAAACTGCTCGAAACGGGTATCCGTATCATCGACACTTTCAACCCCATCGTAGAGGGTGGTACGGGATTTATCCCCGGTCCTTTCGGTACGGGAAAGACGGTGCTCCAGCATGCTATCTCGAAGCAGGCGGAAGCCGATATCGTGATCATTGCAGCCTGTGGTGAGCGTGCAAACGAGGTTGTGGAGATCTTTGCGGAATTCCCCCACCTGAATGACCCCCACACGGGACGTAAATTGATGGAACGTACCATTATTATTGCTAATACATCGAATATGCCCGTGGCTTCGCGTGAGGCATCCGTATATACGGCCATGACGATAGCCGAGTACTATCGCTCCATGGGCCTTCGCGTGCTGATGATGGCAGACTCCACTTCGCGTTGGGCACAGGCTCTGCGTGAGATGTCCAACCGTCTGGAAGAGCTTCCCGGACCGGATGCTTTCCCGATGGACTTGTCAGCTATCGTAGCCAACTTCTACGCTCGTGCAGGATACGTTTACCTGAACAACGGTTCGGCCGGTTCGGTAACGTTCATCGGTACGGTATCTCCCGCCGGTGGTAACCTCAAAGAGCCTGTGACGGAAAACACCAAGAAAGTGGCTCGCTGCTTCTATGCTTTGGAGCAGAATCGTGCCGACCGCAAACGTTATCCGGCTGTAAACCCCATCGATAGTTACTCGAAGTACATCGAATATCCCGAATTCGAGAGCTATATATCGAACCACATCAGTGCAGACTGGACTACTAAGGTGAATGAGCTGAAGATGCGCTTGCATCAGGGTAAAGAAATTGCCGAGCAGATCAACATCCTCGGTGATGATGGTGTACCCGTTAGCTACCACGTAGTCTTCTGGAAAGCAGAATTGATCGACTTTGTGATCCTTCAGCAAGATGCCTTCGACGATGTCGATTGCAACAGCTCGCTCGAGCGTCAGGAACTGATGCTCAGCAGAATAACGGACATCTGTCGTACGGAATTCGATTTCGAAGACTTCCTCGAGGTTTCGGACTATTTCAAGCGAATGATCAATACCTTCAAGCAGGTGAACTATTCTCAGTTCAAAAGTGCTGAATTCGACAAATACAATAAAGAGTTGGACGCTATTCTGGCCGAACGCATCAAATAA
- a CDS encoding DUF2764 domain-containing protein has protein sequence MAKYYATVAGLPNITVEDRKLPFTSLQFLQELRPILSRTDSKLFDLLLWEQENQFLLRYLEDSEKAKAEESRPTLFSYDTLDGIIAAYREKRVMPRMDSLPEHFRTFLSEKLPEIFREEEEGDDGQMSLSDTEAEEGKARLPISDEDRLAMYYYEYAMKCGNDFLEEWFALNLHIKNILAAITCRKLGWNPINYIVGTGEIEDKLRTSRARDFDLGEELPYLSTLFSVGEETDITKRERLLDVIRWEWLEESVFNRVFTVERLLCYYLELAIIERWVKLDEKTGEETFRRIVKTLKHESAESLDEFRRNQKK, from the coding sequence ATGGCCAAATATTACGCCACTGTAGCCGGTCTGCCCAACATCACTGTGGAAGATCGGAAATTGCCGTTTACGTCCTTGCAGTTTCTGCAGGAGCTTAGGCCTATCCTGAGTCGAACGGATAGCAAGCTCTTCGATCTCCTGCTTTGGGAGCAGGAGAATCAGTTCCTTCTTCGCTATCTGGAGGACAGCGAAAAGGCCAAGGCCGAGGAGTCCCGGCCGACTCTCTTCTCTTATGATACGCTGGATGGCATCATAGCTGCCTATCGGGAGAAACGTGTCATGCCCCGTATGGATTCGTTGCCGGAGCATTTCCGCACTTTTTTGTCGGAAAAGCTGCCTGAGATATTCCGCGAGGAAGAAGAAGGAGACGATGGCCAAATGTCCCTGTCGGACACTGAAGCCGAAGAAGGAAAAGCACGCCTGCCAATCTCCGACGAAGATCGTCTGGCCATGTACTATTATGAATATGCCATGAAATGCGGCAACGACTTCCTGGAAGAATGGTTTGCCCTGAATCTGCATATCAAGAACATCTTGGCCGCGATCACGTGTCGCAAGTTGGGCTGGAATCCGATCAATTATATTGTCGGTACCGGCGAAATAGAAGACAAATTGCGTACGTCACGGGCTCGTGACTTCGACTTGGGCGAAGAACTGCCCTATCTGTCCACACTCTTTTCTGTCGGTGAGGAGACGGACATTACCAAACGTGAGCGTCTGCTCGATGTGATTCGTTGGGAGTGGCTCGAAGAGTCGGTATTCAACCGCGTATTCACCGTAGAGCGTTTGCTCTGCTATTATTTGGAGCTGGCGATCATCGAGCGTTGGGTGAAGTTGGACGAAAAGACGGGAGAGGAGACTTTCCGCCGCATCGTCAAGACTCTCAAACACGAGAGCGCAGAGTCTTTGGACGAGTTCAGAAGAAATCAAAAGAAATAA
- a CDS encoding DUF1661 domain-containing protein: MVRETKNSRAKAKKFSRRFFRI, encoded by the coding sequence TTGGTTCGGGAAACAAAAAATTCTCGCGCCAAAGCGAAAAAATTCTCGCGCCGTTTTTTCAGGATTTAG
- a CDS encoding DUF1661 domain-containing protein, translating to MAREFFVSRTKSKKIPRHIFRSNKCKNFGT from the coding sequence TTGGCGCGAGAATTTTTTGTTTCCCGAACCAAAAGCAAAAAAATCCCGCGCCACATCTTCAGGAGCAACAAATGCAAAAATTTTGGCACGTAA